A single genomic interval of Odontesthes bonariensis isolate fOdoBon6 chromosome 3, fOdoBon6.hap1, whole genome shotgun sequence harbors:
- the LOC142377193 gene encoding rho-related GTP-binding protein RhoA-B → MAAIRKKLVIVGDGACGKTCLLIVFSKDQFPEVYVPTVFENYVADIEVDSKQVELALWDTAGQEDYDRLRPLSYPDTDVILMCFSIDSPDSLENIPEKWTPEVKHFCPNVPIILVGNKKDLRNDEHTRRELAKMKQEPVKPEDGRDMANRISAFGYMECSAKTKDGVREVFEMATRAALQARRGKKSNKCILL, encoded by the exons ATGGCGGCAATCAGGAAAAAGCTGGTCATAGTGGGAGATGGAGCCTGTGGGAAGACCTGTCTGCTCATTGTTTTCAGCAAGGACCAGTTTCCTGAAGTCTATGTGCCCACTGTGTTCGAGAACTACGTTGCCGACATTGAAGTAGATAGCAAACAG GTCGAGTTAGCGCTCTGGGACACAGCAGGTCAGGAGGACTATGACAGACTGCGCCCACTCTCCTATCCAGACACCGATGTCATTCTCATGTGCTTCTCCATCGACAGCCCCGACAGTcttg AGAACATCCCTGAGAAGTGGACCCCCGAGGTGAAGCACTTCTGCCCCAACGTTCCCATCATACTGGTGGGGAATAAAAAGGACCTGCGTAACGACGAGCACACTCGGAGAGAACTTGCCAAAATGAAACAG GAACCAGTGAAACCAGAGGACGGTCGGGACATGGCTAACAGGATCAGTGCCTTTGGATACATGGAGTGCTCTGCAAAGACAAAGGATGGTGTGAGGGAAGTGTTCGAGATGGCCACCAGGGCCGCACTACAGGCCAGGCGGGGAAAGAAGAGCAATAAATGCATCCTACTGTAA